Part of the Qipengyuania sp. SS22 genome, CGCGGGCCAGGAAAGCGGGAGCAAAATGGCCGATGAACATGGCTTAGCCGAACTTGTCGGCGGCGAAGGTGGCTGCGCTTGCCGCAACTGCCGTCGCGAACGCGCCCCAGATAATGTCGGCGATGGTGACGGTGGTCGACCAGTTCCGCAACGTGGCCTGGTTGGTTAGATCGTAGGTCGCATAACAGATCGCGCCGAGCAGGGCGCCATTGAACGCTGCGGATGCGATGCCGTTGGCAAGGCCCGGGCGCACCGCGAACCAGGCCACTGCAGCGACATAGGCAGCGTAGAATACCAGCGCGGGCGTCATGCGGAAACTGTCAGCCAGAAGATCGCCGAGTTTGGGGCGATAGAAATTGGGTCCGGCCCAGCTCAACCACACCGCATCCAATGCCCCGAACACCAACGCCACAGCGATGACAGCGACAATCCACGTCATATTGGCTCCCCCGTTTGGGTTTACTTGACCGCGCGCAGGCGGACCGTCAATGCTTGCCTGCGATGGCAGAGGAACAGTCACAGATTTCGGATTTGAGCTTCGAGCAGGCATTGCGCGAACTCGAGGGTGTGGTCCGCCGGCTCGAGAGCGGCGATGTGCCGCTGGACGAGAGCATCGATCTCTACGAGCGCGGTGAAAAGCTGCGCAAGGCGTGCCAGGCGCGGCTCGATGCGGCGCAGGCGCGGATCGAGAAGATCGTGGCGGGCGCCGATGGCAAACCGACGGGGACCGAACCCTTCGATGCAGGCGGCGCCGCGTGACAACAGTTACCGCTATGCCCAACCTGCTTGGCGAGGCGTTCGAGCGGGTGCAGGCCGATATCGACAGCGCGTTCGATGCGTTTCTTCCCGTCCCCGACGATACCCGCGCGCGGCTGGTGGAAGCGATGCGCTACGCCGCGATCGGCGGCGGCAAGCGGGTGCGCCCGTTATTGCTGGCCGCGACCGCCGACCTGTTCGGGGTTAACCGCAACGCCGCGATCAATGCTGGCTGTGCGGTCGAGGCAATCCATGCCTATTCGCTGATTCACGACGATCTGCCCTGCATGGATGATGACGAATTGCGGCACGGCAAGCCCACCGTGCATACCGCCTTCGACGAAGCGACCGCGGTGCTTGCGGGCGACTGCCTGCATGCGCTGGCTTTCGATATCCTGACCCAACCCGATACCAGCACCGATCCCTTCGTGCGCGCCGAGCTGGTCGCCACGCTCGCGCGAGCCAGCGGTCATGACGGTATGGCGGGGGGCCAGATGATGGACATCATGTCCGAAGAACAGGCTTACGATCTGCGTCAGATCACGCGCCTCCAGCAGCTCAAGACGGGCGCACTGCTCGCTGCCAGCGTCGAGATGGGGGCCGTACTCGGCCGTGTGCCACCTGAAGGACGGACGCATTTGCGCGCCTATGCCCGCGATATCGGCCTCGCTTTCCAGATTGCCGACGATCTGCTCGACGTCGAAGGCGACGAGAAACTGGCTGGAAAGGCGCTGCGCAAGGACGAAGTGCAGGGCAAGCAGACTTTCGTCACGCTGATGGGCGTCGAACAGGCGCGCGCACAGGCGACCATGCTGGTCGAACAGGCCGGACGGCACCTTGTCAACCATGGCAAGGATGCGCGGCTGCTGGTGGAGCTGGCGCGTTTCATCGTGAAGAGGGATCATTAATGGCCAAGCGTATCGGCATTTACCCGGGGACGTTCGATCCGATCACGCTCGGACATATGGATATCATCGAGCGTGGCGCGAAGCTGGTCGACGAGCTGATTATCGGTGTCACCACCAATATCGCCAAGTCGCCCATGTTCGATGATGACGAGCGCATCGCGATGGTCGAACGCGAGGTGGCGGGCATCAAGAGCCAGAGCATTCGGGTGGTCGGCTTCAACTCGCTGCTGATGGACTTCGCCCAGCAAATGGGTGCGGGCATCGTCATCCGCGGGATCCGCGGCGTGACCGATTTCGAATATGAATACCAGCTCACGGGCATGAACCGGCAGCTCAACGACCAGATCGAAACCGTCTTCTTGATGGCCGATGTCGAACTGCAGCCGATCGCCAGCCGCCTGGTGAAAGAAATTGCTTTCTATGGCGGACCGATCGGGAAGTTCGTGACCCCCGCCGTGCGCGCCGATGTCGAGGCGCGGGTACAGAAACTCGGCCCGCGCGGGGGCTGACGCGGCTATCCAAGCTATTCATTGAACCGACAGACGCCGGTCGCTAGACGATCCGCCATCCAGGACATTGCTACGGAATGACGATGCTCAAGACGCTTGCCATTGCTGCCACGCTGACGTTTGCCGCGGCGCCCTTTACCGCCCAGGCTCAGGACGCGGACGAAACGGTTGCCGCCGAAGCGGAAGCCGATACGCGCGTATTCACGCCGGTCAGTTTCGACGTTTCCGAAGATCGCGAAAACATCCTGCTGCTCGACCTGTCGAATGGCGAGCGCGTGTCGATCCGGCTCAAGCCCGACTGGGCGCCCAACCATGTCGAGCGGGTCAAGGCGCTGACTCGGCAGGGGTTTTATGACGGGATCATCTTCCACCGCGTGATCGACGGTTTCATGGCGCAGACGGGCGATCCGACCGGCACCGGTACCGGCGGTTCGGAATTGCCCGACATCGCAGAAGAATTCCACCGCATGCCGCATGTGCGCGGGAGCGTGTCGATGGCCCGTTCGGCGAGCCCCGACAGCGCCAACAGCCAGTTCTTCCTCGTCTTCTACCCGCGTTTCAACCTCGACCAGAATTACACCAATTTCGGCCGTGTCATCGCCAACATGGCGGCCGTCGACGCGATTGAACGCGGCGAGC contains:
- a CDS encoding DUF2177 family protein encodes the protein MTWIVAVIAVALVFGALDAVWLSWAGPNFYRPKLGDLLADSFRMTPALVFYAAYVAAVAWFAVRPGLANGIASAAFNGALLGAICYATYDLTNQATLRNWSTTVTIADIIWGAFATAVAASAATFAADKFG
- a CDS encoding exodeoxyribonuclease VII small subunit; the encoded protein is MAEEQSQISDLSFEQALRELEGVVRRLESGDVPLDESIDLYERGEKLRKACQARLDAAQARIEKIVAGADGKPTGTEPFDAGGAA
- a CDS encoding polyprenyl synthetase family protein produces the protein MPNLLGEAFERVQADIDSAFDAFLPVPDDTRARLVEAMRYAAIGGGKRVRPLLLAATADLFGVNRNAAINAGCAVEAIHAYSLIHDDLPCMDDDELRHGKPTVHTAFDEATAVLAGDCLHALAFDILTQPDTSTDPFVRAELVATLARASGHDGMAGGQMMDIMSEEQAYDLRQITRLQQLKTGALLAASVEMGAVLGRVPPEGRTHLRAYARDIGLAFQIADDLLDVEGDEKLAGKALRKDEVQGKQTFVTLMGVEQARAQATMLVEQAGRHLVNHGKDARLLVELARFIVKRDH
- the coaD gene encoding pantetheine-phosphate adenylyltransferase, which gives rise to MAKRIGIYPGTFDPITLGHMDIIERGAKLVDELIIGVTTNIAKSPMFDDDERIAMVEREVAGIKSQSIRVVGFNSLLMDFAQQMGAGIVIRGIRGVTDFEYEYQLTGMNRQLNDQIETVFLMADVELQPIASRLVKEIAFYGGPIGKFVTPAVRADVEARVQKLGPRGG
- a CDS encoding peptidylprolyl isomerase: MTMLKTLAIAATLTFAAAPFTAQAQDADETVAAEAEADTRVFTPVSFDVSEDRENILLLDLSNGERVSIRLKPDWAPNHVERVKALTRQGFYDGIIFHRVIDGFMAQTGDPTGTGTGGSELPDIAEEFHRMPHVRGSVSMARSASPDSANSQFFLVFYPRFNLDQNYTNFGRVIANMAAVDAIERGEPPANPTRILQASIAADNKPVPAMPAPRVPDAEISASDLNAPLGN